The following proteins are encoded in a genomic region of Neurospora crassa OR74A linkage group VI, whole genome shotgun sequence:
- the stk-31 gene encoding serine/threonine protein kinase Kin1 has protein sequence MATTLSSGAAAELPIRSQSVRTRRPPTTSRPEPPLPRSESTNRAEASRPHRRSSQRSASGATTAATTTTTTSTATSSRHHPHPSQQQQQYHHQQQPDMSAAAAAAAAPHGHASAGDDHRNGADAGVSTHRSATGTTKQRYRTVIPAPSGNYAFIKTIGQGSMGKVKLAKKEGTNELVACKIIERVSPDDGRQSREEREKADAAREDRNAREAAIVSLLNHQYICGLRDNLRTRWHWYMLFEYVNGGQMLDYIISHGKLKEKQARKFARQIASAVDYCHRNSIVHRDLKIENILISKTGDIKIIDFGLSNLFSPEEDRKLKTYCGSLYFAAPELLQARPYTGPEVDVWSFGVVLFVLVCGKVPFDDQYMPALHQKIKKGAVDYPNWLSSECKHLISRMLVTDPKQRATMQEVMNHPWMLKGYNGPPDNYLPRREPLTLPLDPEVISQMTGFKFGPPEYITAELTKRIKSPKYQAAVRRLEKERERPEPIAKDAEKKRGFGFDFYKRRNSVTSKDTLTAASSEGLSLGDDPLNAFDPLISIYYLVREKLERERNHVYIDLQQPSKAQQPPPSSSQTVMPVPPSPVIRPKEKHSLADIVPPQPVHNAEPRSRQRTRSHSEDQPREPIQGGLLSPDMVPAKKESTAAGILRRLSTRDRRKEPPATASSTDGKPPLRGSMSMRAKSLGHARRESIQMRRAKREAEAAAAQQAQSQTTEPQRSYQSHHHSVREETDAELVDSDIRGETSGGSNERLEPEDPDLVKPVFLKGIFSVSTTSTKPLSEIRADIKRVLRVLGVEFNEIKGGFSCRHTPSINHAERQPTVMTEGGNEIEFEILIVKVPIVSLHGVQFKRLAGNTWQYKALAEQIVRELRL, from the exons ATGGCGACGACACTCTCCTctggcgccgccgccgaactCCCCATCCGATCACAGTCTGTTCGGACTCGGCGTCCCCCTACCACATCACGACCCGAGCCACCACTGCCGCGGTCCGAATCAACCAACAGAGCTGAAGCCTCGCGTCCCCACCGCCGGAGCAGTCAGCGATCTGCTTCAGGAGCCACCACAGCagctaccactaccaccaccacctccacggCCACATCGTCGAGACACCACCCCCATCcttcacaacaacagcagcagtatcaccatcagcagcagcccgaCATgtccgctgccgctgctgccgccgccgctccccACGGCCACGCCAGCGCCGGGGACGACCATCGCAATGGCGCCGACGCCGGCGTCTCGACACACCGCAGTGCCACCGGCACTACCAAGCAGCGATACCGCACCGTGATCCCCGCGCCATCCGGTAACTATGCCTTCATCAAGACGATTGGTCAAGGTAGCATGGGCAAGGTCAAGTTGGCGAAAAAGGAGGGCACCAACGAATTG GTCGCCTGCAAGATCATCGAAAGAGTATCGCCCGACGATGGCCGACAGTCGAGGGAAGAGCGTGAAAAGGCCGATGCCGCTAGGGAAGACCGTAACGCCCGTGAGGCGGCTATCGTCAGCCTTCTGAACCATCAGTACATTTGCGGGCTCCGCGATAACTTGCGAACAAGGTGGCATTGGTACATGCTTTTTGAATACGTTAATGGCGGCCAAATGCTGGACTACATCATTTCCCACGGTAAGctcaaggagaagcaggCTCGCAAGTTCGCCCGCCAAATAGCCAGCGCCGTCGACTATTGCCACCGCAACAGCATTGTCCATCGCGACTTGAAGATCGAGAACATCCTGATCAGCAAGACTGGCGACATCAAGATTATCGATTTCGGTCTCAGCAACCTTTTCTCCCCAGAGGAGGATAGGAAACTCAAGACATACTGCGGCAGTCTGTACTTTGCCGCGCCTGAGCTTCTGCAGGCAAGGCCGTATACCGGGCCCGAGGTTGACGTATGGAGCTTTGGCGTCGTTCTGTTTGTGTTGGTGTGCGGCAAGGTTCCATTTGACGACCAGTACATGCCCGCTCTCCATCAGAAAATCAAGAAGGGCGCGGTTGACTATCCCAACTGGCTTTCTTCCG AATGCAAGCACCTGATCTCGCGCATGTTGGTAACTGACCCCAAGCAGCGAGCCACCATGCAGGAGGTCATGAACCACCCTTGGATGCTCAAGGGTTACAACGGACCCCCCGATAACTACCTCCCGCGCCGCGAGCCCCTGACGCTTCCCCTCGACCCCGAAGTCATCTCGCAGATGACTGGTTTCAAGTTTGGGCCTCCAGAGTATATCACAGCAGAGTTGACCAAGCGCATCAAGTCGCCCAAGTACCAGGCCGCTGTGCGCCgcctcgagaaggagagagaacgGCCGGAACCAATCGCGAAGGATGCCGAGAAAAAGCGTGGCTTTGGTTTCGATTTCTACAAGAGAAGGAACTCGGTGACGAGCAAGGACACGCTGACTGCCGCCAGTTCAGAGGGTCTTTCCCTTGGCGATGATCCTCTTAACGCGTTCGATCCTCTTATTTCCATCTACTACCTAGTTCGCGAGAAGCTCGAGCGCGAACGCAACCACGTCTACATTGACTTGCAACAACCATCCAAGGCACAGCAGCCTCCACCTTCGTCATCACAGACAGTGATGCCAGTACCTCCTTCTCCCGTTATCCGACCAAAGGAGAAGCATTCCCTCGCCGATATCGTGCCACCACAGCCTGTCCACAATGCTGAGCCACGGAGCCGACAAAGGACAAGGTCGCACAGTGAGGATCAGCCTAGGGAGCCCATCCAGGGTGGCCTACTGTCGCCCGATATGGTCCCCGCTAAGAAAGAGAGCACGGCCGCCGGTATCCTCCGCAGACTTAGCACCCGTGACAGGCGAAAGGAGCCTCCAGCAACAGCTAGCTCAACGGACGGCAAGCCGCCCCTTCGGGGTTCCATGTCCATGCGCGCCAAGTCGCTCGGTCACGCTCGTAGGGAGTCTATCCAGATGCGACGAGCCAAGCGCGAggctgaggctgctgctgctcagcAGGCTCAATCACAAACCACAGAGCCACAAAGAAGCTACCAGAGCCACCATCACTCTGTCCGCGAAGAGACGGATGCTGAGCTGGTGGATAGCGACATAAGAGGCGAGACCTCGGGCGGTTCCAACGAGAGGCTAGAGCCCGAAGATCCCGATCTGGTCAAGCCTGTGTTCCTCAAGGGTATCTTCAGCGTATCCACAACCTCGACCAAACCTCTCTCAGAAATACGGGCGGATATCAAGCGAGTGTTGCGGGTGCTTGGCGTGGAGTTCAATGAGATCAAGGGTGGCTTCAGCTGTCGCCACACACCCAGCATCAACCACGCTGAACGCCAACCGACGGTAATGACCGAAGGCGGCAACGAGATCGAATTCGAGATCTTGATCGTCAAGGTTCCGATTGTCAGTCTCCACGGTGTCCAGTTCAAGAGGCTCGCCGGAAACACATGGCAGTACAAGGCCTTGGCGGAGCAGATCGTCAGGGAGCTGCGACTATGA
- a CDS encoding DNA replication helicase Dna2: MPLKKSYSDAYAQPPKRGGWQRTRSNPPNKGPLQSLAPVSESSKNKLQAFRSDDTSSKPPPKSARPVKAAIDELQKENINTTKSIPRKRPLPDSNDDEPSSDAKTPADRHSWKDLFGVPEVITEEEDGEKSPGDRVDWRSGVPLQLPASPMIPKNGRRRAKSSSPASSPATKLTTPHVALKRFAGASKTPHADPASDLWSRFSSNGNDTSPSNHKNPLFAQLMASSSPRPQSSDRSLRKSVSCGSAWPKRRRTLCPEEQNRIVSQDTPRKKKSSLLSELLQSVDGEIDSSKTPSNAPAQQKKSPSPMKKSPSKRKITPQTVPDQNSSPSRKKAERQTTETDASKQPEKASSDYGDDDFDFDESTLLELDASILGQGDGSTLIASDAVSPAPRESSKTLVDNDEFGDLDDDIFDGVEDLVAQVESATQKPAQRLSPRKRPSPKKRLSPRKRQSPKKLPQQVAGDEDDEFGDDFGNDFDFDAVEMAATQRASHAQDVSSHPSQKPRAIQRYLVTNVLESSYTDDRGRESPEKILIVQADRTNSVRTIHLRGDWFDTPASVSAYVHIIGQFEDQGKCVLDNNQNMLILHPDQLISSTVVADSFSCMRRAVLQDRVKATSDLTPALVYGTILHEIFQEALVANKWDPAFLTNVINKTLEKHLEDLYILKVSMDDAKSHVQSKMPELRSWAQLFVTSQPKPDAIVQGRNGDKATMCVSKLLDVEEHVWSPMYGLKGNIDATVQVTMRDPPARGSSSKAPTTKTLTVPFEVKTGKNVNSNHQAQTALYNLLLSDRYDIEIVYGILYYMETSQTLRIPAVRHEIRHMIMQRNQLACYIRERSVQLPPMKKNKNACGRCYAQTTCFIYHKLADDGDGETSAMNEKFDEVVHHLSPTHKAFFLKWEELLTKEEKESQKLRRELWTMISTEREKVGRCFANVIIEEGSAYENHQQMGKTNRFAYTFIKEKPAPGFSFLDSQLTVGEPIVISDEQGHFALALGYVTSVRKTRIAVAVDRRLHNARVRQPGFDEADNQTFASIMQVPGSGGNAPEDREAGPVRYRLDKDEFSNGMATVRNNLVQIMADGVLGSRQIRSLVVDLEAPRFKAVPTQYILPSTASGQGLNVDQKAAVEKVMSAQDYALVLGMPGTGKTTTIAHIIRALVAQKKTVLLTSYTHTAVDNILLKLKDDGIPILRLGPPVKVHPEVPSFATLAGVPKTSFSEIHEAWNDTPIVATTCLGINHPVFAERIFDYCIVDEASQITLPICLGPIRMARKFVLVGDHNQLPPLVQNEEARLGGLDVSLFKLLSEKHPQSVVNLEHQYRMCEDIMTLSNTLIYNGRLKCGTEALRTTSLEIPDMDALATKHFDADSFLAHSQQHPLKEGDKLSFCPSPTPTTCWLRDLLDPSARVRFINTDSLLPHSREEKSTRGQRIVNPLESRIVCQLVDSLLTVGVPASEIGVMTHYRSQLALLKHNMKNTLGGSAGAIRAGVKVAAEEIEMHTADRFQGRDKSVVVLSLVRSNEGCSIGELLKDWRRINVAFTRAKTKLLVVGSRETLRGASSSVAGSPTAIASPELGETGDDQGEGQGEPEGGEMLARFVRMMEDRNWVYELRPGALEGHRFADANAASTAADALSPRKPNPIFKPVSPRKGSALSPSKRANAKLAGKGYKVQSKLQFGTPSQGKENVGSQSLKSPKKGIVGRGKHNPKRIGISERAIMKGRPIMRDIMNEITDGRF; the protein is encoded by the exons ATGCCTCTCAAAAAGTCTTACTCGGACGCCTATGCTCAGCCCCCCAAG CGCGGAGGATGGCAGAGGACAAGAAGCAATCCCCCCAACAAAGGGCCTCTACAATCGCTAGCCCCCGTCTCGGAATCTTCCAAGAACAAGCTCCAGGCCTTCCGATCCGACGACACATCttccaaaccaccaccaaagtcTGCAAGGCCCGTAAAGGCCGCCATCGACGAActgcaaaaagaaaacatcaacaccaccaagtcGATCCCCAGGAAGAGGCCATTACCAGACTccaacgacgacgagccATCCAGCGACGCCAAAACTCCCGCAGATCGCCATTCATGGAAAGATTTGTTTGGTGTACCTGAAGTCATcaccgaagaggaagatggagagaaaTCGCCCGGTGACAGGGTCGACTGGAGGTCCGGAGTGCCCTTACAACTACCCGCTTCGCCAATGATTCCCAAGAATGGCAGGAGACGCGCGAAGAGCTCCTCGCCTGCTTCATCACCGGCTACCAAGTTGACTACTCCCCACGTCGCCCTCAAGAGGTTTGCCGGCGCTTCCAAGACACCCCACGCAGATCCTGCCTCGGACTTGTGGAGCCGTTTCTCTTCTAATGGAAATGATACGAGTCCCTCAAACCACAAGAACCCCCTCTTTGCCCAGCTTATGGCATCTTCCTCACCACGCCCGCAGTCAAGCGATCGATCGTTGAGGAAGTCCGTCAGTTGCGGTTCCGCTTGGCCCAAGCGGCGCCGTACCCTTTGTCCTGAGGAGCAAAATAGAATCGTTTCTCAGGACACtccaaggaagaagaagtcgagTCTTTTGTCAGAACTACTACAATCCGTTGATGGAGAGATCGACAGCTCGAAAACGCCAAGCAACGCTCCAGCACAGCAGAAGAAGTCACCCTCTCCCATGAAGAAGTCGCCATCAAAGAGAAAGATAACACCCCAAACCGTGCCTGACCAAAACTCCTCTCCCTCACGGAAAAAGGCCGAGCGGCAAACTACCGAAACTGACGCCTCAAAGCAACCCGAAAAGGCATCTTCGGACTACGGTGATGAcgactttgactttgacgAGAGCACTCTCCTCGAACTGGACGCTAGTATCCTTGGTCAAGGCGACGGTAGCACTCTCATAGCAAGTGACGCTGTCTCGCCAGCTCCACGCGAATCGTCAAAGACCCTTGTCGATAATGACGAATTTGGTGATCTCGATGACGATATTTTTGATGGGGTAGAAGACCTGGTGGCTCAAGTTGAGTCTGCGACACAGAAACCTGCCCAGCGGTTGTCACCTAGAAAGAGACCGTCCCCCAAGAAGAGACTATCGCCTAGGAAGAGGCAGTCACCCAAGAAATTGCCCCAACAGGTTGCgggcgatgaagatgacgagtTTGGTGATGATTTCGGTAATGATTTTGACTTTGACGCGGTCGAAATGGCTGCGACACAACGTGCCAGCCATGCGCAAGATGTTTCCTCACAT CCTAGTCAAAAGCCTAGAGCCATACAGAGGTATCTGGTAACCAATGTTCTCGAGAGCTCCTACACGGATGACCGTGGCCGTGAATCCCCTGAGAAG ATCCTCATCGTACAGGCTGATAGAACCAACTCTGTGCGAACGATCCATCTTCGAGGCGACTGGTTTGATACTCCCGCAAGCGTCAGCGCATACGTCCACATTATCGGCCAGTTCGAAGACCAGGGAAAATGTGTCCTCGACAACAACCAGAATATGCTGATCCTGCACCCAGATCAGCTCATCTCATCCACTGTCGTTGCCGACTCATTCAGCTGCATGCGGCGTGCGGTCTTGCAGGACAGAGTCAAAGCCACCAGTGACTTGACACCCGCGCTTGTCTACGGTACTATTCTGCACGAGATTTTCCAGGAAGCTTTGGTAGCCAACAAATGGGATCCGGCATTCCTCACCAACGTCATCAACAAGACTCTTGAGAAGCATCTTGAGGACCTGTACATCCTCAAGGTCAGCATGGACGATGCAAAGAGTCATGTGCAATCCAAGATGCCTGAACTCCGGTCTTGGGCTCAGCTGTTCGTAACTTCCCAGCCAAAGCCCGATGCTATCGTCCAAGGTCGGAACGGTGACAAGGCTACCATGTGTGTCAGCAAGCTTCTGGATGTCGAGGAGCATGTCTGGTCACCCATGTATGGTCTCAAGGGCAACATTGATGCCACCGTCCAGGTCACTATGCGCGATCCCCCAGCAAGGGGCTCAAGCTCAAAGGCGCCAACGACCAAGACCTTGACCGTCCCCTTCGAGGTCAAGACCGGCAAGAATGTCAACAGCAACCATCAGGCGCAAACAGCACTCTACAATTTGTTGCTCTCGGATCGCTACGACATTGAGATTGTCTACGGTATCCTCTACTACATGGAGACATCGCAGACGTTGCGCATTCCCGCCGTTAGGCATGAAATCCGCCACATGATCATGCAGCGCAACCAGCTGGCTTGCTACATTCGTGAGCGGAGTGTCCAACTGCCCCCtatgaagaagaacaagaacgcGTGCGGCAGATGCTATGCCCAGACGACCTGTTTCATCTATCACAAGCTTGCTGATGACGGAGATGGGGAGACGAGCGCAATGAACGAGAAGTTTGATGAAGTAGTCCACCATCTCAGCCCTACCCACAAGGCGTTCTTCTTGAAATGGGAAGAACTTCTAaccaaggaggaaaaggaaagccAAAAGCTTCGCCGAGAGCTATGGACTATGATCAGCACAGAGCGCGAGAAGGTTGGACGTTGCTTCGCCAATGTCATCATCGAGGAGGGCTCAGCATACGAGAATCACCAACAGATGGGCAAGACCAACCGTTTCGCCTACACCTTTATCAAGGAAAAGCCTGCTCCCGGCTTTTCGTTTCTGGACTCGCAACTGACTGTGGGTGAGCCCATTGTCATTTCTGACGAACAAGGTCACTTTGCACTTGCGCTGGGCTATGTCACCTCAGTCAGAAAGACTCGCATCGCTGTGGCCGTGGACAGAAGACTGCACAATGCGCGCGTCCGGCAGCCTGGTTTCGACGAGGCCGACAATCAGACCTTTGCCAGCATCATGCAGGTTCCTGGCTCTGGTGGTAACGCCCCGGAAGACCGTGAAGCTGGCCCGGTCCGCTATCGTCTAGACAAAGATGAGTTCAGCAATGGCATGGCAACAGTACGCAACAATCTTGTTCAGATCATGGCCGATGGAGTGCTTGGATCTAGGCAGATCAGGAGTTTGGTTGTCGACCTTGAGGCCCCCCGCTTCAAGGCTGTGCCAACGCAGTATATTCTCCCTTCTACCGCGTCGGGTCAAGGTCTGAACGTCGATCAGAAGGCGGCTGTTGAGAAGGTCATGTCTGCTCAGGACTATGCCCTTGTGCTTGGTATGCCTGGTACGGGCAAGACGACTACCATTGCGCACATCATCCGTGCCTTGGTTGCACAGAAGAAAACAGTCTTGCTAACTTCCTACACCCACACCGCCGTGGACAACATCTTGTTGAAACTCAAGGATGACGGGATTCCGATTCTTCGTCTCGGTCCTCCCGTCAAGGTTCACCCTGAGGTTCCTTCGTTCGCCACCCTCGCCGGCGTGCCAAAGACTTCTTTTTCGGAGATCCACGAGGCCTGGAACGACACCCCGATTGTGGCGACGACTTGCTTGGGTATCAACCACCCTGTCTTCGCCGAGCGCATCTTCGATTACTGCATAGTCGACGAGGCTTCCCAGATCACGCTTCCTATCTGTCTCGGTCCCATCCGTATGGCACGCAAGTTTGTTCTAGTCGGTGACCATAACCAGCTCCCTCCTCTCGTACAAAACGAGGAAGCTCGCCTTGGCGGTCTCGACGTGAGCTTATTTAAGCTGCTCTCCGAGAAACACCCCCAAAGCGTAGTCAATCTCGAACACCAATACCGCATGTGCGAAGACATCATGACCCTCTCCAACACGCTCATCTACAATGGCCGGCTAAAATGCGGCACCGAAGCGTTACGCACTACATCCCTCGAGATTCCCGACATGGACGCTCTAGCAACCAAGCACTTTGACGCCGATTCTTTCCTCGCCCACTCCCAGCAACACCCGCTCAAAGAAGGAGATAAACTCTCCTTCTGCCCCTCTCCCACCCCCACTACCTGCTGGCTCCGTGACCTTCTCGACCCCTCTGCGCGCGTTCGCTTCATCAACACCGACTCCCTCCTTCCGCACTCACGCGAAGAGAAATCCACTCGCGGTCAGCGCATCGTTAACCCGCTTGAGTCCCGCATCGTCTGCCAGCTAGTCGACTCGCTCCTGACCGTGGGCGTGCCCGCCTCTGAAATTGGTGTGATGACGCATTACCGCTCGCAACTAGCTTTGCTTAAGCACAATATGAAAAACACCCTAGGCGGTAGCGCGGGAGCCATAAGAGCGGGCGTCAAAGTGGCGGCCGAGGAAATCGAGATGCATACCGCTGATCGCTTCCAAGGAAGAGATAAGAGCGTTGTGGTGTTATCCCTGGTGCGAAGTAACGAGGGGTGTAGTATCGGCGAACTACTGAAAGATTGGAGGAGGATCAACGTGGCGTTTACAAGGGCGAAGACAAAgctgcttgttgttggtagCCGTGAAACTTTGCGAGGGGCGTCTTCGTCGGTGGCTGGGTCTCCAACAGCAATCGCTAGTCCCGAGCTGGGAGAAACCGGTGATGATCAgggagaagggcaaggagaACCAGAAGGAGGCGAAATGCTCGCCCGCTTTGTGCGCATGATGGAAGATCGCAACTGGGTGTATGAGTTGCGTCCTGGTGCTTTGGAGGGACATAGGTTTGCGGATGCGAATGCTGCTTccactgctgctgatgctctCAGCCCTAGGAAACCTAACCCTATCTTCAAGCCAGTTTCGCCTCGGAAGGGGTCGGCGTTGTCACCATCGAAAAGGGCGAATGCGAAGCTTGCTGGGAAAGGATATAAGGTGCAGAGCAAGCTGCAGTTTGGGACACCAAGTCAGGGGAAAGAAAATGTCGGGAGCCAAAGCTTGAAGAGCCCGAAGAAGGGCATTGTTGGTAGAGGGAAACATAACCCCAAGCGCATTGGAATTAGTGAGCGCGCAATCATGAAGGGGAGGCCGATTATGAGGGATATCATGAATGAGATTACTGATGGGAGGTTTTGA